A window of the Yersinia rochesterensis genome harbors these coding sequences:
- the yrIlm gene encoding YrIlm family inverse autotransporter adhesin — MNILFQLLFPLSLSFTPAIAAVPISKATLVNIPTESYILTAGENVNIVAKRNGMTVEELKRINIYRTFSKPFNKLASGDEIDIPRKTSPFSIDNQKNKNTDIPLENKLAGYAQTGAAALSTGNAAKSGERMARSVANNEFNSQAQQWLSQFGTARVQMNLNDDFKLDGSAVDVLLPLYDNQKSILFTQLGARNQDSRNTVNIGAGVRTFQNNWMYGANTFFDNDMTGKNRRVGIGAEAWADYLKLSANSYFGTTDWHQSRDFADYNERPANGYDVRAEAYLPTYPQLGGKLMYEKYRGDEVALFGKDNRQKNPYAVTAGVNYTPIPLLTVAIEHRAGKGGKNDSSINFQLNYRLGESWQSHLSPSAVASSRTLAGSRYDLVERNNNIVLDYQKQALMQLTLPDAVTGEALSRAIVNAQVVSKYGLERVDWDSAGLIAAGGSVTQVSPQTISITLPPYQSTRSSNTHTLSAVAHDQQGNASPRATMQIVVIPSTAQITAANLTVVRDNASANGTETNEVKAMVTDAGNNPLSGHAVSFEADNGAVVTTVIGTTGADGVATATVTNMTAGTTTVKATVNGVSQSVPTTFEPDDSTAQITAANLTVVRDNASANGTETNEVKAMVTDAGNNPLSGHAVSFEADNGAVVTTVIGTTGADGVATATVTNMTAGTTTVKATVNGVSQSVPTTFEPDDSTAQITAANLTVVRDNASANGTETNEVKAMVTDAGNNPLSGHAVSFEADNGAVVTTVIGTTGADGVATATVTNMTAGTTTVKATVNGVSQSVPTTFEPDDSTAQITAANLTVVRDNASANGTETNEVKAMVTDAGNNPLSGHAVSFEADNGAVVTTVIGTTGADGVATATVTNMTAGTTTVKATVNGVSQSVPTTFEPDDSTAQITAANLTVVRDNASANGTETNEVKAMVTDAGNNPLSGHAVSFEADNGAVVTTVIGTTGADGVATATVTNMTAGTTTVKATVNGVSQSVPTTFEPDDSTAQITAANLTVVRDNASANGTETNEVKAMVTDAGNNPLSGHAVSFEADNGAVVTTVIGTTGADGVATATVTNMTAGTTTVKATVNGVSQSVPTTFEPDDSTAQITAANLTVVRDNASANGTETNEVKAMVTDAGNNPLSGHAVSFEADNGAVVTTVIGTTGADGVATATVTNMTAGTTTVKATVNGVSQSVPTTFEPDDSTAQITAANLTVVRDNASANGTETNEVKAMVTDAGNNPLSGHAVSFEADNGAVVTTVIGTTGADGVATATVTNMTAGTTTVKATVNGVSQSVPTTFEPDDSTAQITAANLTVVRDNASANGTETNEVKAMVTDAGNNPLSGHAVSFEADNGAVVTTVIGTTGADGVATATVTNMTAGTTTVKATVNGVSQSVPTTFEPDDSTAQITAANLTVVRDNASANGTETNEVKAMVTDAGNNPLSGHAVSFEADNGAVVTTVIGTTGADGVATATVTNMTAGTTTVKATVNGVSQSVPTTFEPDDSTAQITAANLTVVRDNASANGTETNEVKAMVTDAGNNPLSGHAVSFEADNGAVVTTVIGTTGADGVATATVTNMTAGTTTVKATVNGVSQSVPTTFEPDDSTAQITAANLTVVRDNASANGTETNEVKAMVTDAGNNPLSGHAVSFEADNGAVVTTVIGTTGADGVATATVTNMTAGTTTVKATVNGMSQTKDINFTQALNIRIETTKDNAISGEENNTVKATVLGPDGNGVANVMVDFTASSDITLTPASGMTNSSGEIFSSVTKSGSTGGKTTITATISGLAENDSLLVNFLTLREVNSVVAPGSYVFTSNKGFPTTGYPNARFQINASGNITSNTNYDWTSNETTSTSVDNEGNVTLIDSNVRNNLVKITARDNINAYRYEFKVTSWFISGSYRKFSDAEDYCSANGMVIPSRDQLTQGANIRGIGSLWSEWQKPTSWSSGDVNTAYWSNTQPSAMPGYRYMVNIVTGDGTAYKVSNGAYLEYVPCIQN; from the coding sequence GTGAATATTCTGTTCCAATTACTGTTTCCTTTAAGTTTATCCTTCACTCCTGCCATTGCTGCCGTTCCAATATCAAAGGCAACCTTAGTCAATATCCCTACCGAATCTTATATTCTTACTGCCGGCGAAAATGTAAACATTGTAGCTAAAAGAAACGGTATGACTGTCGAAGAACTTAAAAGAATCAATATATACCGAACTTTCTCCAAACCCTTTAATAAATTAGCCTCCGGGGATGAAATAGATATACCCCGCAAAACATCTCCGTTCTCCATTGATAATCAAAAAAATAAAAACACTGATATTCCTCTGGAGAATAAACTGGCAGGTTATGCTCAAACCGGCGCCGCGGCATTATCTACCGGTAATGCCGCCAAATCCGGCGAGCGCATGGCGCGCTCGGTTGCCAACAATGAATTCAACAGTCAGGCCCAACAATGGCTGAGTCAGTTCGGTACCGCTCGCGTACAAATGAATCTGAATGACGACTTTAAGCTCGATGGCAGTGCCGTCGATGTATTGCTCCCACTCTATGATAATCAAAAATCGATATTATTCACGCAATTGGGTGCCCGTAATCAAGACAGCCGCAATACCGTCAATATCGGAGCTGGAGTGCGTACATTCCAAAATAACTGGATGTACGGTGCCAACACCTTCTTTGATAACGATATGACGGGCAAAAACCGCAGGGTCGGTATCGGAGCTGAAGCCTGGGCCGATTATCTCAAGCTGTCTGCCAACAGTTATTTCGGCACCACCGACTGGCACCAGTCGCGTGATTTTGCCGACTACAATGAACGTCCGGCCAACGGCTACGATGTTCGAGCCGAAGCTTATCTACCTACTTATCCGCAACTGGGCGGTAAGTTGATGTATGAAAAATACCGCGGAGATGAAGTGGCTTTGTTCGGTAAAGATAATCGCCAAAAGAACCCGTATGCGGTAACGGCCGGGGTGAATTATACGCCCATCCCGTTATTAACCGTAGCAATAGAACATCGGGCCGGTAAAGGCGGCAAGAATGACAGTAGTATCAACTTCCAGTTGAACTACCGATTGGGTGAGTCTTGGCAGTCTCATCTCAGTCCCTCTGCAGTAGCCTCGAGCCGGACACTGGCGGGCAGTCGCTACGACTTAGTTGAACGTAATAACAATATTGTGCTCGACTATCAGAAGCAGGCGCTGATGCAGTTGACTCTTCCCGATGCAGTGACAGGAGAAGCGTTGTCCAGGGCAATAGTCAATGCGCAGGTAGTGTCGAAATACGGGCTGGAAAGAGTTGACTGGGACAGCGCGGGGCTAATCGCAGCAGGTGGAAGCGTGACGCAAGTATCGCCTCAGACGATATCCATCACATTGCCGCCTTATCAATCAACACGAAGCAGCAATACTCATACCCTGAGTGCGGTGGCTCATGACCAGCAAGGCAATGCATCCCCTCGGGCAACGATGCAGATTGTGGTTATACCGAGCACCGCTCAAATTACGGCAGCCAACCTGACGGTCGTGAGAGATAACGCTAGCGCTAATGGCACAGAGACCAATGAGGTTAAAGCCATGGTGACCGATGCAGGTAATAATCCGCTCTCAGGTCACGCGGTAAGTTTCGAGGCTGACAATGGGGCGGTGGTGACCACCGTGATTGGCACCACCGGGGCCGATGGGGTAGCTACGGCGACAGTGACCAACATGACTGCGGGTACTACCACAGTGAAGGCCACGGTGAACGGCGTAAGCCAAAGTGTGCCGACCACGTTTGAACCGGACGACAGCACCGCTCAAATTACGGCAGCCAACCTGACGGTCGTGAGAGATAACGCTAGCGCTAATGGCACAGAGACCAATGAGGTTAAAGCCATGGTGACCGATGCAGGTAATAATCCGCTCTCAGGTCACGCGGTAAGTTTCGAGGCTGACAATGGGGCGGTGGTGACCACCGTGATTGGCACCACCGGGGCCGATGGGGTAGCTACGGCGACAGTGACCAACATGACTGCGGGTACTACCACAGTGAAGGCCACGGTGAACGGCGTAAGCCAAAGTGTGCCGACCACGTTTGAACCGGACGACAGCACCGCTCAAATTACGGCAGCCAACCTGACGGTCGTGAGAGATAACGCTAGCGCTAATGGCACAGAGACCAATGAGGTTAAAGCCATGGTGACCGATGCAGGTAATAATCCGCTCTCAGGTCACGCGGTAAGTTTCGAGGCTGACAATGGGGCGGTGGTGACCACCGTGATTGGCACCACCGGGGCCGATGGGGTAGCTACGGCGACAGTGACCAACATGACTGCGGGTACTACCACAGTGAAGGCCACGGTGAACGGCGTAAGCCAAAGTGTGCCGACCACGTTTGAACCGGACGACAGCACCGCTCAAATTACGGCAGCCAACCTGACGGTCGTGAGAGATAACGCTAGCGCTAATGGCACAGAGACCAATGAGGTTAAAGCCATGGTGACCGATGCAGGTAATAATCCGCTCTCAGGTCACGCGGTAAGTTTCGAGGCTGACAATGGGGCGGTGGTGACCACCGTGATTGGCACCACCGGGGCCGATGGGGTAGCTACGGCGACAGTGACCAACATGACTGCGGGTACTACCACAGTGAAGGCCACGGTGAACGGCGTAAGCCAAAGTGTGCCGACCACGTTTGAACCGGACGACAGCACCGCTCAAATTACGGCAGCCAACCTGACGGTCGTGAGAGATAACGCTAGCGCTAATGGCACAGAGACCAATGAGGTTAAAGCCATGGTGACCGATGCAGGTAATAATCCGCTCTCAGGTCACGCGGTAAGTTTCGAGGCTGACAATGGGGCGGTGGTGACCACCGTGATTGGCACCACCGGGGCCGATGGGGTAGCTACGGCGACAGTGACCAACATGACTGCGGGTACTACCACAGTGAAGGCCACGGTGAACGGCGTAAGCCAAAGTGTGCCGACCACGTTTGAACCGGACGACAGCACCGCTCAAATTACGGCAGCCAACCTGACGGTCGTGAGAGATAACGCTAGCGCTAATGGCACAGAGACCAATGAGGTTAAAGCCATGGTGACCGATGCAGGTAATAATCCGCTCTCAGGTCACGCGGTAAGTTTCGAGGCTGACAATGGGGCGGTGGTGACCACCGTGATTGGCACCACCGGGGCCGATGGGGTAGCTACGGCGACAGTGACCAACATGACTGCGGGTACTACCACAGTGAAGGCCACGGTGAACGGCGTAAGCCAAAGTGTGCCGACCACGTTTGAACCGGACGACAGCACCGCTCAAATTACGGCAGCCAACCTGACGGTCGTGAGAGATAACGCTAGCGCTAATGGCACAGAGACCAATGAGGTTAAAGCCATGGTGACCGATGCAGGTAATAATCCGCTCTCAGGTCACGCGGTAAGTTTCGAGGCTGACAATGGGGCGGTGGTGACCACCGTGATTGGCACCACCGGGGCCGATGGGGTAGCTACGGCGACAGTGACCAACATGACTGCGGGTACTACCACAGTGAAGGCCACGGTGAACGGCGTAAGCCAAAGTGTGCCGACCACGTTTGAACCGGACGACAGCACCGCTCAAATTACGGCAGCCAACCTGACGGTCGTGAGAGATAACGCTAGCGCTAATGGCACAGAGACCAATGAGGTTAAAGCCATGGTGACCGATGCAGGTAATAATCCGCTCTCAGGTCACGCGGTAAGTTTCGAGGCTGACAATGGGGCGGTGGTGACCACCGTGATTGGCACCACCGGGGCCGATGGGGTAGCTACGGCGACAGTGACCAACATGACTGCGGGTACTACCACAGTGAAGGCCACGGTGAACGGCGTAAGCCAAAGTGTGCCGACCACGTTTGAACCGGACGACAGCACCGCTCAAATTACGGCAGCCAACCTGACGGTCGTGAGAGATAACGCTAGCGCTAATGGCACAGAGACCAATGAGGTTAAAGCCATGGTGACCGATGCAGGTAATAATCCGCTCTCAGGTCACGCGGTAAGTTTCGAGGCTGACAATGGGGCGGTGGTGACCACCGTGATTGGCACCACCGGGGCCGATGGGGTAGCTACGGCGACAGTGACCAACATGACTGCGGGTACTACCACAGTGAAGGCCACGGTGAACGGCGTAAGCCAAAGTGTGCCGACCACGTTTGAACCGGACGACAGCACCGCTCAAATTACGGCAGCCAACCTGACGGTCGTGAGAGATAACGCTAGCGCTAATGGCACAGAGACCAATGAGGTTAAAGCCATGGTGACCGATGCAGGTAATAATCCGCTCTCAGGTCACGCGGTAAGTTTCGAGGCTGACAATGGGGCGGTGGTGACCACCGTGATTGGCACCACCGGGGCCGATGGGGTAGCTACGGCGACAGTGACCAACATGACTGCGGGTACTACCACAGTGAAGGCCACGGTGAACGGCGTAAGCCAAAGTGTGCCGACCACGTTTGAACCGGACGACAGCACCGCTCAAATTACGGCAGCCAACCTGACGGTCGTGAGAGATAACGCTAGCGCTAATGGCACAGAGACCAATGAGGTTAAAGCCATGGTGACCGATGCAGGTAATAATCCGCTCTCAGGTCACGCGGTAAGTTTCGAGGCTGACAATGGGGCGGTGGTGACCACCGTGATTGGCACCACCGGGGCCGATGGGGTAGCTACGGCGACAGTGACCAACATGACTGCGGGTACTACCACAGTGAAGGCCACGGTGAACGGCGTAAGCCAAAGTGTGCCGACCACGTTTGAACCGGACGACAGCACCGCTCAAATTACGGCAGCCAACCTGACGGTCGTGAGAGATAACGCTAGCGCTAATGGCACAGAGACCAATGAGGTTAAAGCCATGGTGACCGATGCAGGTAATAATCCGCTCTCAGGTCACGCGGTAAGTTTCGAGGCTGACAATGGGGCGGTGGTGACCACCGTGATTGGCACCACCGGGGCCGATGGGGTAGCTACGGCGACAGTGACCAACATGACTGCGGGTACTACCACAGTGAAGGCCACGGTGAACGGCATGAGTCAAACAAAAGACATCAATTTTACCCAAGCTCTAAATATTAGGATCGAAACGACAAAAGATAATGCAATTTCAGGAGAAGAGAACAATACTGTCAAAGCCACTGTTTTAGGCCCAGACGGCAACGGAGTTGCCAATGTCATGGTTGACTTTACCGCTTCATCTGACATTACACTAACACCGGCCAGCGGTATGACTAATTCAAGCGGAGAGATATTTTCTTCAGTAACTAAAAGCGGTTCTACTGGCGGCAAAACTACGATAACAGCCACTATTTCAGGACTCGCAGAAAATGACTCATTACTCGTTAATTTCTTAACATTACGCGAAGTGAATAGTGTCGTCGCGCCAGGTAGTTATGTTTTTACATCTAATAAAGGGTTCCCAACGACCGGATATCCAAATGCTAGATTCCAAATAAACGCCAGTGGGAATATAACATCTAATACAAACTATGATTGGACATCAAACGAAACCACCTCTACGAGTGTTGATAATGAAGGCAATGTTACTTTAATAGATAGTAATGTTCGTAATAATCTGGTCAAAATAACAGCGAGAGATAACATAAATGCTTATCGTTATGAGTTTAAGGTTACTAGCTGGTTTATTTCGGGAAGTTATCGAAAATTCTCTGATGCTGAAGATTACTGTTCGGCCAACGGAATGGTAATACCTTCACGGGATCAATTGACTCAAGGTGCTAATATACGTGGAATTGGTTCGTTATGGTCTGAATGGCAGAAGCCAACCAGTTGGTCTTCTGGTGACGTCAATACTGCGTATTGGAGTAATACTCAGCCTTCGGCAATGCCGGGTTATCGATATATGGTAAATATAGTGACCGGAGACGGTACTGCATACAAAGTAAGTAATGGCGCTTATTTGGAGTATGTACCATGTATCCAGAATTAG
- a CDS encoding ATP-dependent nuclease: MPRVSRLVLANFKKFESLTLDFETDMNVLIGDNEAGKSSVLLAMDLAMSASRNRVESLGVESLLSLAAVKKFQQGDRSPELLPCITVDVFLEDGENQELNGNQNAKHRLADGLRMIVEPLIQEYGEDINALLGQNQENFPYEYYAVKFYTFSGAPYASFKRYIRHLMLDNSRIDSSYAVREYIRTVFNLRVPVAERYKLENSYRQGKKKFREEHFTTINEAIGPYQFDLRTTSDSNLETDLDLTQGGISLLNRGKGQQCFIKTEFALGKQKSKGDLDVMLLEEPENHLSFNNMKKLVKELSGADNTQLFIATHSSHICSRLDLRHALMLGPDRSVLNLKGLSPETADFFMKAPDNNILEFALSKKVILVEGDAEFILLEALYSTLSGGISPENDGVHIISIGGTSFKRYLELAKLLGIRVAAIRDNDSDHEKNCVLNYQEYIGDDAKIFTDDDNSRSTFEICLYLDNQAICEELFAAGRKTLTVQEYMLSNKAEAAFELLNKKAAELTAPKYIREAVKWIRL; the protein is encoded by the coding sequence ATGCCCAGAGTAAGTAGATTGGTCTTGGCCAATTTTAAAAAATTTGAATCTCTGACTCTGGATTTTGAGACCGACATGAATGTACTAATCGGTGATAATGAAGCAGGTAAAAGCAGCGTTCTTTTGGCTATGGATTTGGCGATGAGTGCCAGCCGAAACCGTGTCGAATCTTTGGGTGTGGAATCTCTGCTATCTCTTGCCGCTGTTAAGAAGTTTCAACAAGGCGATAGAAGTCCTGAATTACTTCCATGCATTACAGTCGATGTATTCCTGGAAGACGGCGAAAATCAGGAACTCAACGGCAATCAAAATGCCAAACATCGTCTCGCCGATGGTCTAAGGATGATTGTAGAACCGTTAATTCAGGAATATGGAGAAGATATCAACGCTCTGCTAGGGCAAAACCAAGAGAACTTCCCTTACGAATATTATGCGGTGAAATTTTATACATTTTCAGGAGCGCCTTACGCGAGTTTTAAGCGCTATATAAGGCACCTCATGCTTGATAACTCTCGTATCGACAGCAGTTACGCGGTTCGTGAATATATCCGCACCGTTTTCAATCTGCGAGTCCCTGTTGCGGAGCGGTACAAACTAGAAAACAGCTATCGTCAGGGGAAAAAAAAATTTCGAGAAGAGCATTTTACTACAATAAACGAGGCGATTGGTCCTTATCAGTTTGATCTCAGAACGACATCAGACTCAAATCTGGAAACTGACCTTGATCTCACACAAGGAGGAATATCCCTTCTGAACAGAGGTAAAGGCCAGCAGTGCTTCATCAAAACAGAATTTGCTCTTGGCAAGCAAAAATCCAAAGGTGATTTAGATGTTATGCTCCTTGAAGAACCAGAGAATCACCTAAGTTTCAATAATATGAAAAAACTGGTTAAGGAATTATCGGGGGCGGATAATACTCAGCTTTTCATTGCCACGCACAGTAGCCATATCTGCTCTAGATTAGATTTGCGGCATGCATTAATGCTTGGACCTGATCGTTCTGTATTGAATTTAAAAGGGCTTTCTCCAGAAACCGCTGACTTTTTCATGAAGGCCCCAGATAATAATATTCTTGAGTTTGCTCTATCAAAAAAGGTAATTTTGGTTGAGGGGGATGCTGAATTTATCTTGCTTGAAGCGCTTTATAGTACGCTTTCAGGAGGAATCTCACCTGAAAATGATGGTGTACATATCATCTCTATCGGCGGAACAAGTTTTAAACGCTACCTTGAACTTGCGAAATTGCTGGGTATCCGTGTGGCTGCAATTCGTGACAATGATAGCGATCACGAAAAAAATTGTGTTCTTAATTATCAAGAATATATCGGAGATGATGCGAAGATTTTTACTGATGACGATAATAGCCGCAGTACATTTGAAATATGTCTTTACCTAGATAATCAGGCGATATGTGAAGAGCTTTTCGCTGCGGGCAGGAAAACACTTACAGTACAGGAGTACATGCTGAGCAATAAAGCTGAAGCAGCTTTCGAATTGCTCAACAAGAAAGCAGCCGAACTGACGGCTCCTAAATATATTCGGGAGGCGGTTAAATGGATAAGGCTGTAA
- a CDS encoding AAA family ATPase, with amino-acid sequence MDKAVIFAVAGSGKTTLIISQLEEGRRALIITYTDNNYTHLRFQIIRKFGYMPVFITLMTYFEFLHGFCYRPFKQLQLQTRGLNFKIPPDFTSKLPRTNIKYYRDGEGRLYHNRLAKLIDQFDVIPQVLDRMERYYDDIYVDEVQDFAGHDFNLLTSLCAAKTRVLFVGDFFQHTFDTSRDGNVNKNLHDDIAKYEKRFKSAGLTVDKITLGQTWRCSKTVCDFIKKNLSIDIDAQDGRTTDIINVELEEQAKTIYLDNNIVKLFYSEHYKYDCFSMNWGASKGLDHFKDVCIVMGNKIWKQYSEEKLTEAVPSTRNKLYVACSRARGDIYFMPDKLIRKFKA; translated from the coding sequence ATGGATAAGGCTGTAATTTTTGCAGTGGCTGGTTCCGGAAAAACCACACTGATAATAAGCCAGCTTGAAGAAGGCCGGCGAGCATTGATTATTACTTATACTGACAATAATTATACCCACCTGCGTTTTCAGATAATTCGAAAGTTTGGCTATATGCCAGTCTTCATAACTTTAATGACTTACTTTGAGTTTTTGCATGGCTTTTGTTATAGGCCATTTAAGCAGTTGCAATTGCAAACTCGTGGGCTTAATTTCAAGATACCTCCAGACTTCACCTCGAAATTACCCCGCACGAATATTAAATATTACCGCGATGGTGAAGGCAGGCTTTATCACAACCGTCTGGCAAAGCTTATAGACCAATTTGACGTTATACCGCAGGTCCTCGATCGAATGGAACGATACTATGACGATATTTACGTCGATGAGGTTCAGGATTTTGCAGGACATGATTTTAATCTGCTGACCTCATTGTGTGCGGCTAAGACGCGGGTGCTGTTTGTTGGTGACTTCTTTCAGCATACTTTCGATACCAGTCGTGATGGCAATGTGAATAAAAACTTGCATGATGACATTGCAAAGTATGAGAAAAGGTTCAAATCCGCGGGACTCACGGTCGATAAAATAACGCTTGGACAAACGTGGCGCTGCTCGAAGACAGTTTGTGATTTTATAAAAAAAAATCTTTCAATTGATATAGATGCACAAGATGGCAGAACAACCGACATCATCAATGTTGAGTTAGAAGAACAGGCTAAAACAATATATTTAGATAATAATATTGTGAAGTTATTCTATAGTGAACATTATAAATATGATTGTTTTTCAATGAATTGGGGGGCTAGTAAGGGACTTGATCATTTCAAGGATGTCTGTATCGTAATGGGAAATAAGATCTGGAAGCAATATAGTGAGGAGAAACTCACCGAAGCTGTTCCTAGTACACGGAACAAGCTCTATGTAGCTTGCTCAAGAGCCAGAGGGGATATTTACTTCATGCCAGATAAACTCATCCGTAAGTTTAAGGCATAA
- a CDS encoding TnsD family Tn7-like transposition protein — MLLPKCLPDELLLSRMIRYITISGDDVTELLRMIFGSDRSSIHPFLTSGLKQIAKASGETAGDLLIQQTLAPLFFFFVPLHADQLKRFLLVNQAARAVRESQLPSFGAGNSLCLKWCSLCAQQDLLRYGVTYWHRSHQIPGVTACFFHHYLLNRYELTQRQRVLVSLLPGHNDYLRPALESEVKVANVGFELLQFISRQQASQIDIAMVYRTRLAELGYITYSGRVRRKSLMREFVADVGQYRTGLDTPFFRHPKDYRYITQLLEQRSSHHPFRHLLFTSWLFNSAQELFEINISQKVTPQINRSVVFNTRNNCEQNCLVLLQQKHSLSEVYRVTGKSRCYLKRLAHINRILLQLKPKVLTPILTQRIIQLAYAGIHRKVISERCGIGIGSVEQVISSQPDLVEYRKKCRWESRRRRYRADIARYRKLHPMAIRQEIKSRCNAAFFWLYGQDKNWLEDNLPKALRAPGRYKIKSGH; from the coding sequence ATGCTTCTACCTAAGTGTTTGCCGGATGAACTGCTACTAAGTCGTATGATTCGTTACATCACGATATCAGGCGATGATGTTACTGAACTACTTCGTATGATTTTTGGTTCAGATAGGAGCTCTATTCACCCATTTTTGACGTCAGGACTTAAACAGATAGCTAAGGCTAGTGGTGAAACGGCTGGAGATCTACTGATACAGCAAACTTTGGCCCCACTATTTTTTTTCTTCGTCCCCTTACATGCAGATCAACTTAAGAGATTTTTGCTGGTTAACCAAGCGGCCAGAGCTGTGCGAGAAAGTCAGCTACCTTCATTTGGGGCCGGAAACTCGCTTTGTTTAAAGTGGTGCTCACTCTGTGCTCAACAAGATTTGCTGAGGTACGGTGTCACATACTGGCATCGAAGCCATCAGATCCCGGGAGTTACAGCATGTTTTTTTCATCATTATTTACTTAATAGATACGAGCTAACACAGCGTCAAAGGGTCTTGGTGAGTTTGCTGCCGGGTCATAATGATTACTTGAGACCCGCATTGGAGAGTGAGGTTAAGGTTGCTAATGTTGGTTTCGAACTCCTTCAGTTTATTAGTCGCCAACAAGCATCACAAATAGATATAGCAATGGTTTATCGAACTCGTTTAGCTGAGTTGGGATATATCACCTATTCTGGTCGAGTTCGACGTAAAAGTTTGATGCGAGAGTTTGTTGCTGACGTTGGGCAGTATCGTACTGGCCTTGATACCCCATTCTTTCGCCATCCCAAAGATTATCGTTACATTACTCAGTTATTAGAGCAAAGATCCAGCCATCATCCGTTTCGGCACCTACTATTTACAAGTTGGCTATTTAATAGTGCCCAAGAGTTATTTGAGATCAATATTTCTCAGAAAGTTACCCCACAAATAAATCGTTCTGTTGTCTTCAATACACGTAACAACTGTGAGCAAAATTGCTTAGTATTGCTACAACAGAAGCATTCATTATCCGAGGTTTATCGTGTCACTGGCAAGAGCCGCTGTTATTTGAAACGTCTTGCTCACATAAATAGGATCCTTCTACAGCTAAAGCCGAAAGTTCTAACTCCAATACTTACACAACGAATTATTCAATTGGCGTACGCTGGGATACATCGTAAAGTTATATCGGAACGATGTGGAATAGGTATTGGTTCTGTTGAACAGGTGATTTCTAGCCAACCTGATTTAGTCGAGTATCGAAAGAAGTGTCGTTGGGAGTCCAGGCGTCGTAGATATCGAGCTGATATAGCGCGGTATCGAAAACTTCATCCGATGGCCATTCGACAAGAAATAAAGTCTCGCTGTAATGCAGCTTTCTTTTGGCTTTATGGACAAGATAAAAACTGGCTAGAGGATAACTTACCTAAAGCACTCAGGGCCCCTGGTCGATACAAAATAAAATCGGGTCATTAA